From Aquabacter sp. L1I39, the proteins below share one genomic window:
- a CDS encoding SGNH/GDSL hydrolase family protein produces MTAARSRVSVRRAVRDLSAALAAVLLAGLIAAPAEAGAISGTCRVPDVYLTFDSILSRTERLIDRAAPVRILVIGPQMDKGALSAKKLTKLEQELAQRLPDIRFTITQEETVPGLVREDFGRIRQAVERTQPDLVVWQVGTGDALAGTDPSDFSRALDQAAEWLRGRDIDLILVDPPFLPNVPHEARYGRIVQQIDKVSDRERLNVLQQYGATTYLFSSPQSGARGTSGRLCLPELLAEAIVRSATR; encoded by the coding sequence GTGACGGCCGCTCGTTCCCGCGTTTCGGTCAGACGGGCCGTCCGGGACCTTTCTGCCGCCCTGGCAGCGGTCCTCCTCGCCGGCCTGATCGCCGCCCCGGCGGAGGCCGGCGCCATCTCCGGCACGTGCCGCGTGCCCGATGTCTATCTGACCTTTGACAGCATCCTGTCCCGCACGGAGCGGCTCATCGACCGCGCTGCGCCGGTGCGCATCCTGGTGATCGGTCCGCAAATGGACAAGGGCGCGCTCTCCGCCAAGAAGCTCACCAAGCTGGAGCAGGAGTTGGCCCAGCGCCTGCCGGACATCCGCTTCACCATCACGCAGGAAGAGACCGTCCCCGGCCTCGTTCGGGAGGATTTCGGCCGCATCCGGCAGGCGGTGGAGCGCACCCAGCCGGATCTTGTGGTCTGGCAGGTGGGCACGGGGGACGCGCTGGCGGGGACCGACCCCTCCGACTTTTCCCGCGCCCTGGACCAGGCGGCGGAATGGCTGCGGGGCCGGGACATCGACCTGATCCTGGTGGACCCGCCCTTCCTGCCCAACGTCCCCCATGAGGCGCGCTATGGGCGCATCGTCCAGCAGATCGACAAGGTCTCGGACCGGGAGCGGCTCAACGTGCTGCAGCAATATGGCGCCACCACCTATCTCTTCTCCTCGCCCCAGTCCGGCGCGCGCGGCACGAGCGGGCGGCTCTGCCTGCCGGAGCTTCTGGCGGAAGCCATCGTGCGCTCGGCGACGCGCTGA
- a CDS encoding OpgC family protein, with product MTGDGRRVSVDFWRGFALLTIFINHIPGNVAGHFTYRNFGISDAAELFVLLAGISAAFAYLRPFEPGARARVTVRVWLRAFQLYVAHLALLLVAVAVVGGFVVATGDDRVLEWYHLDVISQQPIEALVGIALLSYQPAYLNILPLYVAILVLAPVLILLMRTSIALGLAVSAALYLATQLMGFTPGSWPNSGTWFFNPFAWQFLFACGLAIGRLIDTNAHPVANRVLDILAPAYLAATLVWALAGLPMSADLSPLPAFLWDLDKTNLALPRLLHVLALVYCVSRLPLEALFRASPAAQPLIAMGRHALPVFCLGTVLALALQIQRAVYDGGVVPDLLIAGAGCAIQWMLAWALEWYRTGSRAASGRSATVA from the coding sequence ATCACATTCCCGGGAACGTGGCCGGTCACTTCACCTATCGTAACTTCGGGATTTCGGACGCCGCCGAGCTGTTCGTCCTGCTCGCCGGCATATCTGCCGCCTTCGCCTATCTGCGCCCCTTCGAGCCCGGCGCCCGTGCGCGCGTCACGGTGCGGGTCTGGCTGCGCGCATTCCAGCTTTATGTGGCCCACCTCGCCTTGCTGCTGGTGGCGGTGGCGGTTGTCGGCGGCTTCGTGGTGGCAACCGGCGATGACCGTGTGCTCGAATGGTACCATCTGGACGTCATCAGCCAGCAGCCCATTGAGGCCCTGGTGGGCATCGCCCTGCTGAGCTACCAGCCAGCCTATCTGAACATCCTGCCGCTCTATGTGGCGATCCTGGTGCTGGCGCCGGTTCTGATCCTGCTGATGCGGACCAGCATCGCACTGGGGCTTGCGGTCTCAGCTGCGCTCTATCTTGCCACGCAGCTGATGGGTTTCACTCCCGGCTCCTGGCCCAATAGCGGGACCTGGTTCTTCAATCCCTTCGCCTGGCAATTCCTGTTTGCCTGCGGCCTGGCCATCGGGCGGCTCATCGACACCAACGCGCACCCGGTGGCGAACCGCGTGCTGGACATTCTGGCCCCCGCCTATCTCGCCGCGACCCTGGTCTGGGCGCTTGCGGGCCTGCCCATGTCGGCGGACCTGTCGCCGCTGCCCGCGTTCCTGTGGGACCTCGACAAGACCAACCTCGCCCTGCCCCGGCTCCTCCATGTGCTGGCCCTCGTTTATTGCGTGTCGCGCCTGCCGCTGGAGGCGCTGTTCCGGGCGAGCCCCGCGGCCCAGCCGCTCATCGCGATGGGGCGCCACGCCTTGCCGGTTTTTTGCCTCGGCACGGTGCTGGCCCTGGCTTTGCAAATCCAGCGGGCTGTTTACGATGGGGGAGTGGTGCCCGACCTGCTCATTGCGGGCGCGGGCTGCGCAATCCAATGGATGCTGGCGTGGGCGCTGGAATGGTACCGAACCGGATCGAGGGCGGCGTCGGGGAGATCCGCGACCGTGGCGTGA